One window of the Methanomassiliicoccaceae archaeon DOK genome contains the following:
- the grpE gene encoding nucleotide exchange factor GrpE: MTDKSEDVEKTEVGLEEQLADAKAQADKYLDMARRLQADFDNFRKRTQRENEEFRKYACSSIVGDLLTVVDDLDRALEHAGDETEFVKGIRGVRTNMMKVLEANGLKEIPAEGRFDPDYHEALCTVDGDEDGLIAEVFQKGYTLNGKVLRYAKVKVTKKKAVTEGEEKCQE; encoded by the coding sequence ATGACTGATAAGTCTGAAGATGTGGAGAAGACGGAGGTCGGTCTCGAGGAGCAGCTCGCGGACGCGAAGGCCCAGGCGGACAAGTACCTGGACATGGCCCGCAGGCTGCAGGCGGACTTCGACAACTTCCGCAAGAGAACGCAGCGCGAGAACGAGGAGTTCCGCAAGTACGCCTGCTCCTCCATCGTCGGGGACCTCCTGACGGTCGTCGACGACCTGGACCGCGCGCTGGAGCACGCGGGCGACGAGACCGAGTTCGTGAAGGGGATCCGCGGGGTCAGGACCAACATGATGAAGGTCCTCGAGGCGAACGGCCTCAAGGAGATCCCCGCCGAGGGGAGGTTCGACCCCGACTACCACGAGGCGCTATGCACCGTGGACGGGGACGAGGACGGCCTCATCGCAGAGGTCTTCCAGAAGGGATACACGCTCAACGGAAAGGTATTGAGATACGCTAAAGTGAAAGTCACAAAGAAGAAAGCAGTAACAGAAGGTGAGGAGAAATGTCAAGAATAA
- a CDS encoding thermosome subunit — translation MGMGNAPVIILREGTKRDKGKDAQFNNISAAMAIASAVKSSLGPRGMDKMLVDSVGDVVITNDGVTILKEMDVQHPAAKMLVEVAKTQDAEVGDGTTTSVILAGELLKKATDLIDANVHPTIITAGYRLANDKAQEVLKNISMKVSIDDDDLLKLIAQTAMISKQVNNSKEYFSNMVVDAVKTVVDKDKDGKYFVDLKNIQTVKKAGAKMEESYIVKGLIIDKEPVQPSMPKLVEGAKIALIDAPFEVKKTEIDAKIQITDPNQLSQFIAEEEKMLKDMVMKVKASGANVVFCQKGIDDLAQHFFAKEGIYACRRVKKSDMERLGRSTGANIINKIAEIDPSDLGYAETVELKKIEDEEMTFITGVKEPKTVSVLVRGGTNHVADEVERSLVDAWSVVKVAIEDGMMVTGGGSTAMEIAMQLRDYAQTIGGREQIAIEAFASALESIPSTLAENAGLDPINIVIEMRKQHKEGKVYAGLNPYTGKVEDMKALNVIEPYRIGKQAINSATDAAVMILRIDDVIASKASPVPQVGEGGMPPGMDD, via the coding sequence ATGGGAATGGGTAACGCCCCTGTCATCATCCTTAGGGAAGGAACCAAGAGAGACAAAGGCAAAGACGCTCAGTTCAACAACATCTCCGCCGCCATGGCCATCGCCAGCGCTGTCAAGAGCAGCCTCGGCCCCAGGGGAATGGACAAGATGCTCGTCGACTCCGTCGGCGACGTCGTCATCACCAACGACGGTGTGACAATCCTGAAAGAGATGGACGTGCAGCACCCCGCCGCCAAGATGCTCGTCGAGGTCGCCAAGACCCAGGACGCCGAGGTCGGGGACGGTACCACAACCAGCGTCATCCTCGCCGGCGAGCTCCTCAAGAAGGCCACCGACCTGATCGACGCCAACGTCCACCCCACAATCATCACTGCCGGATACAGGCTCGCCAACGACAAGGCCCAGGAGGTCCTCAAGAACATCTCCATGAAGGTCTCGATCGATGACGACGACCTCCTGAAGCTCATCGCCCAGACCGCGATGATCTCCAAACAGGTCAACAACTCCAAGGAGTACTTCTCCAACATGGTCGTCGACGCCGTCAAGACCGTCGTCGACAAGGACAAGGACGGAAAGTACTTCGTCGACCTCAAGAACATCCAGACTGTCAAGAAGGCCGGCGCCAAGATGGAGGAGTCCTACATCGTCAAGGGACTCATCATCGACAAGGAGCCCGTCCAGCCCAGCATGCCCAAGCTCGTCGAGGGAGCCAAGATCGCCCTGATCGACGCCCCGTTCGAGGTCAAGAAGACCGAGATCGACGCCAAGATCCAGATCACCGACCCCAACCAGCTCTCCCAGTTCATCGCCGAGGAGGAGAAGATGCTGAAGGACATGGTCATGAAGGTCAAGGCCTCCGGAGCCAACGTCGTCTTCTGTCAGAAGGGAATCGACGACCTCGCCCAGCACTTCTTCGCCAAAGAGGGCATCTATGCCTGCAGGCGTGTCAAGAAGTCCGACATGGAGAGGCTCGGAAGGTCCACCGGTGCCAACATCATCAACAAGATCGCTGAGATCGACCCCTCCGACCTCGGATACGCCGAGACCGTCGAGCTCAAGAAGATCGAGGACGAGGAGATGACCTTCATCACCGGCGTCAAGGAGCCCAAGACCGTCTCCGTGCTCGTCAGGGGAGGAACCAACCACGTCGCAGACGAGGTCGAGAGGTCCCTGGTCGACGCCTGGTCCGTCGTCAAGGTCGCCATCGAGGACGGCATGATGGTCACCGGCGGAGGATCCACCGCCATGGAGATCGCCATGCAGCTCCGCGACTACGCCCAGACCATCGGCGGAAGGGAGCAGATCGCCATCGAGGCCTTCGCCTCCGCCCTCGAGTCCATCCCCAGCACACTCGCTGAGAACGCCGGACTCGACCCCATCAACATCGTCATCGAGATGAGGAAGCAGCACAAGGAGGGCAAGGTCTACGCCGGTCTCAACCCCTACACCGGAAAGGTGGAGGATATGAAGGCCCTGAACGTCATCGAGCCCTACAGGATCGGAAAGCAGGCCATCAACTCCGCAACCGACGCCGCAGTCATGATCCTCAGGATCGACGACGTCATCGCCTCCAAGGCCAGCCCCGTACCCCAGGTGGGCGAGGGCGGAATGCCTCCCGGAATGGACGACTGA
- the hypE gene encoding hydrogenase expression/formation protein HypE: MSKVILNHGAGGELMQEFLSKHITNHFPSMNAEVPLDSMDDSAVVDDVVFTIDGHTVKPLFFPGGDIGKISVAGTVNDISVMGATPLALACSVIMEEGLDIDIVDRVMDSMGRTAAGCGVPIATGDTKVVEAGAVDQMVMSTSAIGKRSPYLDSDLAKAAEYRKVENRWCTDSSVRPGDAIIVSGYMGDHGIALLSFREGYGFESEVQSDVAPLNKMIAEGLKAGGIVAMKDPTRGGLANTLNEWCSKSHVGMEIDYSAIPLREGVVNACDLLGIDALSIGNEGKCVMGVVPEMAEEVLKAIRRTPEGKDAAIIGHAVEGTERVVLRTEVGGKRILEAPAGDPVPRIC; the protein is encoded by the coding sequence ATGTCAAAGGTGATTCTGAACCACGGAGCTGGAGGGGAGCTCATGCAGGAGTTCCTGTCCAAGCACATCACTAATCACTTCCCGTCCATGAACGCGGAGGTCCCGCTGGACTCCATGGACGACTCAGCCGTCGTCGACGACGTCGTGTTCACGATAGACGGCCACACTGTGAAGCCCCTGTTCTTCCCGGGCGGGGACATAGGGAAGATCTCCGTGGCCGGAACCGTCAACGACATCTCCGTCATGGGCGCGACGCCCCTGGCGCTCGCCTGCTCCGTCATAATGGAGGAGGGCCTCGACATCGACATCGTCGACAGGGTCATGGACTCCATGGGAAGGACCGCCGCCGGGTGCGGTGTCCCCATCGCCACCGGCGACACCAAGGTCGTCGAGGCGGGAGCGGTGGACCAGATGGTGATGTCCACATCCGCCATTGGGAAGCGCTCGCCGTACCTGGACTCCGACCTCGCGAAGGCGGCCGAGTACAGAAAGGTCGAGAACAGATGGTGCACCGACTCCAGCGTCAGGCCGGGGGACGCGATCATCGTCTCCGGATACATGGGGGACCACGGCATCGCCCTCCTCTCCTTCCGCGAGGGATACGGGTTCGAGAGCGAGGTCCAGAGCGACGTTGCGCCTCTGAACAAGATGATCGCCGAGGGGCTGAAGGCCGGAGGGATCGTGGCGATGAAGGACCCGACCCGCGGAGGCCTCGCCAACACCCTGAACGAGTGGTGCTCCAAGTCCCACGTAGGCATGGAGATCGACTACTCCGCCATCCCGCTGAGAGAAGGTGTCGTCAACGCGTGCGACCTCCTCGGCATAGACGCCCTGAGCATCGGCAACGAGGGCAAGTGCGTCATGGGGGTCGTCCCGGAGATGGCCGAGGAGGTCCTGAAGGCCATCAGGCGCACGCCGGAGGGCAAGGACGCCGCCATCATCGGACATGCGGTCGAAGGCACGGAGCGCGTCGTCCTCAGGACCGAGGTGGGCGGGAAGAGGATCCTCGAGGCCCCCGCCGGCGACCCGGTCCCCAGGATCTGCTGA
- a CDS encoding nucleotide pyrophosphohydrolase, whose product MDDSTATVDKLKDMVRSFCDERDWDQYHNPKDLAIGMVTESSELLDIFRFKSQADVDGIMSDPVRSAHVKEELSDVLYFVLRFAQMNGIDLYSELLRKIAIDAEKYPAEKCRGRNLKYDEL is encoded by the coding sequence ATGGACGATTCTACAGCCACCGTGGACAAGCTCAAGGACATGGTCCGCTCCTTCTGCGACGAGCGCGACTGGGACCAGTACCACAACCCGAAGGACCTGGCCATCGGGATGGTCACGGAGTCATCCGAGCTCCTGGACATCTTCAGGTTCAAGTCGCAGGCCGATGTAGACGGGATAATGTCCGATCCCGTCCGCTCCGCCCATGTCAAGGAGGAGCTCTCGGACGTCCTGTACTTCGTGCTCAGGTTCGCCCAGATGAACGGCATAGACCTCTACTCGGAGCTGCTCAGGAAGATCGCCATAGATGCGGAGAAGTACCCCGCCGAGAAGTGCAGGGGAAGGAACCTGAAGTACGACGAGCTCTGA
- a CDS encoding YbhB/YbcL family Raf kinase inhibitor-like protein, with amino-acid sequence MRITSSAIVDGWIQDRYGCKGERFVNGMPGLSIPFEISDAPEGAKSFAVIFDDYDAVPVCGFDWLHWTISDLRRTSVAEGESHNSPDFTEGCNSWHSVAGENSVEQATGYGGPAPPDREHRYTLKVYALDTVLDLKRGFRLNELYFAMQGHVLAHAKLVGKYAPE; translated from the coding sequence ATGAGGATAACAAGCAGCGCCATCGTCGACGGATGGATCCAGGACAGGTACGGTTGCAAGGGCGAGAGGTTCGTCAACGGCATGCCGGGCCTGTCTATCCCGTTCGAGATATCGGACGCCCCCGAGGGTGCGAAGAGCTTCGCGGTCATCTTCGACGACTACGACGCCGTCCCGGTGTGCGGTTTCGACTGGCTCCACTGGACCATCAGCGACCTCAGGAGGACGTCCGTGGCGGAGGGCGAGTCCCACAACTCCCCCGACTTCACGGAGGGCTGCAACAGCTGGCACAGCGTTGCCGGAGAGAACAGCGTCGAGCAGGCCACCGGCTACGGGGGACCCGCGCCTCCGGACAGGGAGCACAGGTACACCCTGAAGGTCTACGCGCTGGACACCGTATTGGACCTGAAGAGGGGATTCAGGCTGAACGAGCTCTACTTCGCGATGCAGGGCCATGTGCTGGCACATGCCAAGCTCGTCGGGAAGTACGCGCCCGAGTGA
- a CDS encoding DUF1015 family protein has product MVTFLPFPGLRPNIKAGEHVGDRISPPYDVIGPEYLEELQSHPHNVTRLTLNPDADKRYHGARKELEQWMADSALKQDDDSFYIYEQTFDDNGTTRVRRGIVGILRTEKYEDGNIIPHEETFSKVKADRLNLLRDMECHLESIFGIYQGLTPELNKKIRDHESLVYRYVDSDGVEHRYNRLSDPEITKEISEQLKDQKMLIADGHHRYETALNYAMENPDDEKKQFVLATLVASDDEGLVIWPTHRLVTAGDISERNAIKGISKNLTLTETDRDGMVAGLKDHMMGLAFKSGACYLADYDGGDDPMWTLDTYVAQEKILKGVYKSDEGKAEVAYDAELPSVLKKMDEKQYDLAIILNDPSLEKIWDLSMIGKRMPKKTTFFFPKIWSGFVFYKMF; this is encoded by the coding sequence ATGGTAACCTTCCTGCCTTTCCCCGGACTCAGACCGAACATAAAGGCCGGCGAGCACGTCGGCGACCGCATCTCCCCGCCGTACGACGTCATCGGACCGGAATACCTGGAGGAGCTGCAGTCCCACCCGCACAACGTCACCAGGCTCACCCTCAACCCCGACGCCGACAAGAGGTATCACGGCGCCAGGAAGGAGCTGGAGCAGTGGATGGCCGACAGCGCCCTGAAACAGGACGACGACTCGTTCTACATCTACGAGCAGACCTTCGACGACAACGGCACCACCCGTGTGCGCAGGGGCATCGTCGGGATCCTGAGGACCGAGAAATACGAGGACGGCAACATCATCCCCCACGAGGAGACGTTCTCCAAGGTCAAGGCCGACCGCCTCAACCTCCTCAGGGACATGGAGTGCCATCTGGAGTCCATCTTCGGCATATACCAGGGGCTCACACCCGAGCTCAACAAGAAGATAAGGGACCACGAGTCGCTGGTGTACAGGTACGTCGACTCGGACGGCGTCGAGCACAGGTACAACAGGCTCTCCGACCCCGAGATCACGAAGGAGATCTCGGAGCAGCTGAAGGACCAGAAGATGCTCATAGCCGACGGACACCACAGGTACGAGACCGCCCTCAACTACGCTATGGAGAACCCCGACGACGAGAAGAAGCAGTTCGTCCTCGCCACCCTTGTCGCATCCGACGACGAGGGACTCGTCATCTGGCCCACCCACAGGCTCGTGACCGCGGGGGACATCTCCGAGAGGAACGCCATCAAGGGGATCTCCAAGAACCTGACCCTCACCGAGACCGACCGCGACGGAATGGTCGCCGGCCTGAAGGACCACATGATGGGACTGGCGTTCAAGTCCGGCGCGTGCTACCTGGCGGACTACGACGGAGGGGACGACCCCATGTGGACCCTCGACACATACGTCGCCCAGGAGAAGATCCTCAAGGGCGTCTACAAGTCCGACGAGGGGAAGGCCGAGGTCGCCTACGACGCCGAGCTTCCGTCGGTCCTGAAGAAGATGGACGAGAAGCAGTACGACCTGGCGATCATCCTGAACGACCCCAGTCTCGAGAAGATCTGGGACCTGTCAATGATCGGCAAGCGCATGCCCAAGAAGACCACATTCTTCTTCCCGAAGATCTGGTCCGGATTCGTCTTCTACAAGATGTTCTGA
- a CDS encoding sodium-dependent transporter — protein sequence MTEDGDAQTRDGFSGKRGFILASIGSAVGMGNIWRFPAMVSLWGGLTFIIPYLIFVVLISATGVIGEFALGRAAKAGPCGAFGMCTERRFGNRKVGERIGLIPVIGSLALAIGYTCVVAWIIKYTVMAFDGDLFAMGQDMDVIAGMFNDTASAWGANMWVVVAAVATLLIMSLGVSKGIEKANNILMPLLFTLLIGLAIYVATLPGASAGYSYILTIDMDLLANPLVWIFAFGQAFFSLSVAGNGSVIYGSYFKRNESIPSAAFYVAFFDTVSALLAAMVIIPAMAAGGAELNEGGPGLMFVYIVNVFNGMDGGYIVGIVFFVSVLFAGMASIVNLYEAPVSFLQERFGAGRVKATLTMVVIGGAVALCIQSIVSPWMDGVSIYICPLGALLAAVMLFWVAGKDFAEREASEGAKKPIGKWFVPLGKYAYCALSLIALVAGALLGGIG from the coding sequence ATGACCGAAGACGGAGATGCACAGACCCGTGACGGGTTCAGCGGGAAGAGGGGATTCATCCTCGCCAGCATAGGCTCCGCCGTCGGCATGGGGAACATCTGGCGCTTCCCCGCGATGGTCTCCCTCTGGGGAGGGCTGACCTTCATCATCCCCTATCTGATCTTCGTGGTCCTGATTTCCGCGACGGGGGTCATCGGGGAGTTCGCTCTTGGCCGTGCGGCCAAGGCCGGTCCCTGCGGGGCCTTCGGGATGTGCACCGAGCGTCGCTTCGGTAACAGGAAGGTCGGCGAGCGCATAGGACTGATTCCTGTGATAGGATCCCTGGCGCTGGCCATAGGGTACACATGCGTGGTCGCATGGATCATCAAGTACACGGTCATGGCGTTCGACGGCGACCTGTTCGCCATGGGGCAGGACATGGACGTCATCGCGGGCATGTTCAACGACACCGCCAGCGCCTGGGGCGCCAACATGTGGGTGGTCGTCGCCGCCGTGGCGACGCTGCTCATCATGTCCCTGGGAGTGTCCAAGGGAATCGAGAAGGCCAACAACATCCTCATGCCGCTGCTCTTCACACTGCTCATCGGGCTCGCCATCTATGTGGCGACCCTGCCGGGCGCCTCCGCCGGGTACAGCTACATCCTGACGATAGACATGGACCTGCTCGCGAACCCGCTCGTGTGGATATTCGCCTTCGGACAGGCGTTCTTCTCCCTGTCCGTGGCAGGGAACGGCAGCGTCATCTACGGCTCCTACTTCAAAAGGAACGAATCGATCCCAAGCGCCGCGTTCTACGTGGCGTTCTTCGACACCGTCTCCGCCCTGCTGGCCGCGATGGTGATCATCCCGGCGATGGCGGCCGGAGGGGCAGAGCTGAACGAGGGCGGCCCCGGACTGATGTTCGTGTACATCGTCAACGTGTTCAACGGGATGGATGGCGGCTACATCGTCGGCATCGTGTTCTTCGTCAGCGTCCTGTTCGCGGGGATGGCGTCCATCGTCAACCTTTACGAGGCGCCGGTATCGTTCCTTCAGGAGAGGTTCGGGGCAGGCCGCGTGAAGGCCACGCTGACGATGGTCGTGATCGGCGGCGCTGTCGCCCTCTGCATCCAGTCCATCGTGTCCCCCTGGATGGACGGGGTCTCGATCTACATCTGCCCGCTGGGCGCTCTTCTTGCCGCGGTGATGCTGTTCTGGGTGGCGGGCAAGGACTTCGCCGAACGTGAGGCCAGCGAAGGGGCTAAGAAGCCCATCGGAAAATGGTTCGTACCCTTGGGAAAGTACGCCTACTGCGCCCTCAGCCTCATCGCCCTCGTCGCCGGAGCCCTGCTCGGCGGAATCGGATGA
- a CDS encoding MMPL family transporter, with amino-acid sequence MFENYSKLIQRHPKAVIAVWIVALLVALPFAAQVGDALNYDMTSMGGFDSESSEGQAIVEEHFGGSLTTDTVLAIPYEDDGELSRIDSGLIDSGVLSDAVGERYGDSVGLTVLGSYGNGDSGVFLVSFSVGGGLSSMDEVGNLRSVVASAMDDAGLSDMRTYVTGSVPIAYDTLQGANADMSVIDPISIVLIFVLLGLFFCSLVTAAVPPLVVGTAYGIVLSLIFALGGVMDIFYITRVIVLVSMLGAGCDYSVFIISRYREERRSGKSKEDALSEAVVWAGESVLTSGLAVIIGFAVMALCSYSLVSSMAIVLAIGIVLAMLAALTLIPAVISIVGDRVFWPRDMEFYRRMEASGSGLYGRLTEAGRRYFTWAGKFSVNHAKAIVAVAILITVPLGYTAVTSDDSFDMISVMPDSEAKNGVDAITESTDGGLLMPTYALVQLDSPIAEMTDLGGGMGVLRWTSEGQSYLAGLSELQGRFTEADSNVSYVMGPVSWSVLYSMAHDALVQAGYPEGMVTPEMVNRAVLSQIPDVVSDRLEAFFGSYGWNLTPDTALPLSPEMQAPVSSLLDYAVNTGAGLVSSDGMYVQMMIVVSDEPMSQESMASVGKARDVLEAFASENPWAVDAWVLGTPAVLYDISGVVNTEFHWIEVGVILLIYVLLMLVLGSYFTPIRSLATIMMGVVWTLGVLQLVFVHALGAEVVWIVPIVLFVICLGLGMDYDILLTTRIREGKVRGMSNDIAIRDSLMRSGGIITLCGLIMGGTFLTLLLSGSVMLKEIGFALGFAILLDSLVVVPYVVPALMHLMGDWSWKGPKFLQRRFEGQS; translated from the coding sequence GTGTTCGAAAACTACTCTAAACTGATCCAGAGGCACCCCAAGGCGGTGATCGCGGTTTGGATAGTCGCACTGCTGGTGGCGCTGCCGTTCGCGGCGCAGGTGGGCGATGCTCTGAACTACGACATGACCTCCATGGGAGGCTTCGATTCGGAATCGTCTGAGGGCCAGGCGATAGTCGAGGAGCATTTCGGCGGGAGTCTGACCACAGACACCGTCCTGGCGATCCCGTATGAAGACGACGGGGAGCTCTCAAGGATAGACTCGGGTCTGATCGATTCGGGCGTCCTCTCCGACGCCGTGGGCGAGAGGTACGGGGACTCGGTCGGATTGACGGTCCTCGGCTCGTACGGGAACGGCGACTCGGGTGTGTTCCTGGTGTCGTTCTCCGTGGGCGGAGGGCTCTCATCCATGGACGAGGTCGGGAATCTGAGGTCCGTGGTCGCCTCCGCGATGGACGATGCCGGACTGTCCGACATGAGGACGTACGTCACAGGTTCTGTGCCCATAGCATACGACACCCTGCAGGGGGCGAACGCGGACATGTCCGTCATCGACCCCATTTCCATAGTGCTCATCTTCGTGCTGCTGGGGCTGTTCTTCTGCTCCCTGGTGACGGCAGCGGTTCCACCGCTGGTCGTCGGTACGGCGTACGGGATCGTCCTGTCCCTGATATTCGCCCTCGGCGGCGTCATGGACATTTTCTACATCACGCGTGTGATCGTCCTCGTCTCTATGCTCGGTGCGGGATGCGACTACTCGGTCTTCATCATCTCCAGGTACAGGGAGGAGCGCAGGAGCGGAAAGTCCAAGGAGGACGCCCTCTCCGAGGCCGTGGTCTGGGCCGGCGAGTCGGTCCTGACCTCCGGTCTCGCGGTCATCATCGGATTCGCCGTCATGGCTCTCTGCTCGTACTCCCTGGTGTCCAGCATGGCCATCGTCCTCGCCATAGGCATAGTGCTCGCCATGCTGGCGGCACTGACCCTGATACCGGCGGTCATATCGATCGTCGGGGACAGGGTGTTCTGGCCGAGGGACATGGAGTTCTACAGGCGCATGGAGGCTTCGGGGTCGGGACTCTACGGGAGGCTGACCGAGGCCGGGCGCAGGTACTTCACATGGGCCGGGAAGTTCTCGGTGAACCACGCGAAGGCCATCGTGGCCGTCGCCATCCTGATCACCGTTCCCCTCGGATACACGGCTGTGACATCGGACGACTCCTTCGACATGATCAGCGTGATGCCCGATTCGGAGGCGAAGAACGGCGTCGACGCCATAACGGAGAGCACCGACGGGGGGCTCCTGATGCCCACGTACGCCCTCGTGCAGCTCGATTCCCCCATAGCCGAGATGACCGATCTCGGCGGCGGGATGGGCGTCCTGAGATGGACGTCGGAAGGGCAATCGTACCTGGCGGGACTGTCCGAACTGCAGGGCCGCTTCACCGAGGCCGACAGCAACGTGAGCTACGTCATGGGTCCGGTGTCATGGTCCGTCCTGTACTCCATGGCGCACGACGCGCTGGTGCAGGCCGGATACCCCGAGGGGATGGTCACTCCGGAGATGGTGAACAGGGCCGTCCTGTCGCAGATCCCCGATGTGGTGTCGGATCGCCTCGAGGCATTCTTCGGCAGCTACGGATGGAACCTTACGCCGGACACAGCCCTCCCCCTGTCGCCCGAGATGCAGGCGCCGGTCTCCTCGCTTCTGGACTACGCGGTCAACACCGGGGCGGGTCTGGTCTCGTCCGACGGGATGTATGTCCAGATGATGATCGTGGTCTCGGACGAGCCCATGTCGCAGGAGTCCATGGCATCTGTCGGAAAGGCAAGGGACGTGCTGGAGGCCTTTGCGTCCGAGAACCCCTGGGCGGTGGACGCCTGGGTGCTCGGCACCCCCGCCGTCCTCTATGACATATCCGGGGTCGTCAACACAGAGTTCCACTGGATCGAGGTCGGGGTCATCCTCCTGATATACGTCCTGCTGATGCTGGTCCTCGGCTCCTACTTCACGCCGATCAGGTCTCTGGCAACCATCATGATGGGCGTTGTGTGGACGCTCGGGGTTCTGCAGCTGGTCTTCGTCCATGCTCTGGGCGCGGAGGTGGTGTGGATAGTCCCGATCGTGCTGTTCGTCATATGCCTCGGTCTGGGCATGGACTACGACATCCTGCTCACGACACGCATAAGGGAGGGCAAGGTCAGGGGCATGTCGAACGACATCGCCATACGGGACTCCCTGATGAGGTCCGGCGGGATCATCACCCTCTGCGGACTGATCATGGGTGGGACGTTCCTGACCCTCCTGCTGTCCGGTTCCGTGATGCTCAAGGAGATCGGGTTCGCCCTCGGCTTCGCGATCCTGCTTGACTCGCTGGTCGTCGTGCCATATGTCGTCCCCGCGCTCATGCATCTGATGGGCGACTGGAGCTGGAAGGGTCCGAAGTTCCTCCAGCGCAGGTTCGAGGGGCAGTCCTGA
- a CDS encoding TetR family transcriptional regulator, translating to MSDDGLSDKRLTKRAQRTENTRRRILDASIRLFMEQGYEKTTTRQILNEVGILNGSLYNIYKSKEDIFSDIIISALDEAIRHATDSLPEGTPTRMRLAYIFHIQIYFAARSQRIAELLTIAHEKWGIHKRVVDSLTDWIRRTDTEGEMYTDAYDFPLKLDACAAVTESFIERMSREPGTVRDKDAMILVSNVVQDLFGQPREGTEAVIDELIESLEAREFVIFDVRI from the coding sequence ATGAGCGATGATGGGCTCTCCGACAAACGCCTGACGAAAAGGGCGCAGCGCACCGAGAACACCAGAAGGCGCATCCTGGACGCCTCCATCAGGCTTTTCATGGAGCAGGGGTATGAGAAGACCACCACCCGTCAGATCCTCAACGAGGTCGGCATCCTCAACGGCAGCCTCTACAACATATACAAGAGCAAGGAGGACATCTTCTCGGACATCATCATCAGCGCTCTCGACGAGGCCATAAGGCATGCGACCGACAGCCTCCCCGAGGGCACGCCGACCAGGATGAGGCTCGCATACATCTTCCACATACAGATCTACTTCGCCGCCAGGTCACAGCGCATCGCCGAACTCCTGACGATCGCCCACGAGAAGTGGGGCATCCACAAGAGGGTCGTGGACTCCCTGACCGACTGGATCAGGAGGACCGACACGGAGGGTGAGATGTACACGGACGCGTACGACTTCCCTCTGAAACTCGATGCATGCGCCGCGGTGACGGAGTCCTTCATAGAGAGGATGTCCCGCGAGCCCGGAACGGTTCGCGACAAGGACGCCATGATCCTCGTCTCCAACGTGGTCCAGGATTTGTTCGGACAGCCGAGGGAGGGGACCGAGGCGGTCATCGACGAGCTGATCGAGTCCCTGGAGGCCCGCGAGTTCGTCATATTCGACGTCCGCATCTGA